In Paenibacillus sonchi, a single genomic region encodes these proteins:
- a CDS encoding ABC transporter ATP-binding protein: MGNPSPYLLEVRELKKHYTSKSGLLTRKKPVVKAVDGISLNIRKGEILGLVGESGCGKSTLGRSILRLIEPTSGNIVFEGQDILAYGKEEKRMMRKELQIIFQDSGAALNPRMTVGEIIGAPLDIYGLAQGEAKERRINELLELVGLNKDYVNRFPHEFSGGQKQRIGIARALAVEPKLIVCDEPVSALDVSVRAQVLNLMKELKEKLGLTYLFISHDLSVVHHLCDRVAVMYLGKIVEITDRNELYGNPLHPYTKALLSAIPNPNPEISRERIVLEGDVPSPSNPPAGCSFHTRCPYRMDKCSVEVPILLQTQGNHSVSCHLYNDEH, from the coding sequence ATGGGAAACCCCAGTCCCTATCTGCTGGAAGTCCGGGAGCTGAAAAAACATTATACCTCCAAATCGGGTCTGCTGACCCGGAAAAAACCGGTCGTCAAAGCGGTGGACGGAATCAGCCTGAATATCCGCAAAGGGGAAATATTGGGGCTGGTCGGAGAGAGCGGCTGCGGAAAATCCACATTGGGCCGCTCGATCCTGAGATTAATCGAGCCGACTTCCGGGAATATTGTCTTCGAAGGACAAGACATCCTTGCGTACGGCAAGGAAGAAAAGCGGATGATGAGGAAAGAGCTGCAGATTATTTTTCAGGATTCGGGTGCGGCGTTAAATCCGCGGATGACTGTCGGTGAAATCATTGGAGCACCTTTGGATATATATGGACTTGCCCAAGGCGAAGCTAAAGAAAGACGCATTAACGAGCTGCTTGAGCTGGTCGGATTGAACAAAGATTATGTTAACCGGTTTCCGCATGAATTTTCGGGCGGCCAAAAACAGCGGATCGGCATAGCCAGGGCATTGGCGGTGGAGCCGAAGCTGATTGTTTGTGATGAGCCCGTTTCCGCCCTGGACGTCTCGGTACGGGCACAAGTATTAAATTTGATGAAAGAGCTGAAGGAGAAGTTGGGATTAACCTATCTGTTCATCTCCCATGACCTGAGTGTGGTTCATCATTTATGCGACCGGGTGGCCGTGATGTACTTGGGCAAAATTGTTGAGATCACGGACCGGAATGAGCTGTATGGAAATCCGCTTCATCCCTATACCAAAGCATTGCTGTCGGCGATTCCGAATCCCAATCCCGAAATAAGCAGAGAACGGATCGTTCTTGAAGGGGATGTGCCAAGTCCGTCCAATCCGCCTGCCGGATGTTCCTTCCACACACGCTGCCCGTACCGGATGGACAAATGTTCGGTAGAGGTCCCGATTTTGCTGCAAACCCAGGGTAACCACAGTGTTTCATGCCACTTATACAACGATGAGCACTAG
- a CDS encoding FecCD family ABC transporter permease, with product MRRTTAISFDEVRRRRGFQVLAILSLLIAAALIISVNTGYIRLTPLELLHTLLGRGTDKQELILFDFRLPRIVISILVGAGLAVSGAVMQGVFRNDLADPGILGINAGAGLMVMLLISFYPATTSAPVFMLPLVAFVGAACTAAMIYALAYKWHQGISPIRLLLTGVAVAAGMSAAMIVLTLRLDPDKYQFVATWLAGSIWGTRWKFVLSLLPWILILLPYVIYKARVMNVLNLGDQTATGLGAAVIKEQFRLLGAAVGLAAASVAVSGGIGFVGLIGPHLARRLVGPKHQLMLPASALLGSLLVLTADTIGRRILQPSEIPTGIVVAVIGAPYFLYLLARTRS from the coding sequence ATGCGCAGGACTACGGCTATAAGTTTTGATGAAGTTAGACGCAGGCGCGGCTTTCAAGTGCTGGCAATCCTGTCGCTCTTGATTGCTGCTGCTCTGATTATCAGTGTGAATACAGGATACATACGTTTGACACCGCTGGAGCTGCTGCACACCCTGCTTGGCCGGGGGACGGACAAGCAGGAACTCATTCTTTTCGATTTCCGTCTGCCGCGTATTGTAATTTCAATTCTGGTTGGAGCCGGTCTGGCGGTTTCGGGAGCGGTGATGCAAGGTGTATTCCGCAATGATCTGGCCGATCCCGGTATTCTCGGGATCAATGCCGGAGCGGGATTGATGGTCATGCTGCTGATATCCTTTTATCCGGCAACGACTTCTGCACCGGTCTTTATGCTTCCGCTGGTGGCCTTTGTGGGGGCAGCATGTACTGCGGCAATGATCTATGCGCTTGCGTATAAATGGCACCAGGGAATATCGCCGATCCGGCTGCTGCTGACCGGTGTAGCGGTTGCTGCAGGGATGAGTGCAGCGATGATTGTGCTGACCTTGCGCCTCGATCCGGATAAATACCAATTTGTTGCCACCTGGCTGGCGGGCAGTATCTGGGGGACCAGATGGAAGTTCGTGCTGTCCCTGCTGCCCTGGATTCTCATTCTGCTGCCTTATGTGATCTATAAGGCCAGAGTCATGAATGTGTTGAATCTTGGCGACCAGACTGCAACCGGGTTGGGTGCGGCAGTAATCAAGGAACAATTCCGTCTGCTCGGGGCTGCCGTAGGACTGGCAGCGGCCAGTGTAGCGGTAAGCGGGGGAATCGGGTTTGTGGGCTTGATCGGCCCTCATCTGGCCCGGCGCCTGGTGGGGCCGAAGCATCAGCTGATGCTGCCCGCTTCAGCACTGCTGGGTTCCTTGCTTGTCCTGACGGCGGATACCATTGGCCGCCGGATTCTGCAGCCGTCTGAAATACCGACCGGTATTGTTGTCGCGGTAATCGGTGCGCCTTATTTTCTTTATTTACTGGCCCGCACCAGATCTTAG
- a CDS encoding rRNA adenine N(6)-methyltransferase family protein, producing MINFMGALGLFVLCLFHLLIQMNEVLFVMPKNDSRFRYGTANFPGRHLLINKSLIKEMVELAKVSRGDTVIDIGAGTGALTFPLAGQAGTVIAIENDPASVQKLTSKMKEKNNINIKLVDVLQYKLPKSPFCVVANMPFSITTPIFEKFLGDPSLRMQRAVFITEKGAAKRFTAVPVINPMILAWRMWYDIRLVRTVLPNNFSPPPGVASAVVTVFKKNNPMLPPHHRRQFTDLASHALHYPYVPFVEAIGEVFTPPQIAKLAKELKIERNQAICTLHEQQWGQLFLAMLRHVPSYRWPKARKRKGRR from the coding sequence TTGATTAATTTCATGGGTGCTTTGGGTTTATTTGTGCTGTGCCTTTTTCATTTACTAATACAAATGAATGAGGTGCTTTTTGTTATGCCTAAAAATGATTCAAGGTTTCGTTATGGGACAGCCAACTTCCCTGGAAGACATCTGCTGATCAACAAATCTCTGATTAAAGAAATGGTTGAGCTGGCAAAAGTGAGCAGAGGCGATACTGTGATTGATATCGGAGCAGGAACGGGGGCGCTGACCTTCCCTTTAGCCGGACAAGCCGGAACCGTAATTGCCATCGAAAATGACCCTGCCAGCGTTCAAAAACTTACAAGTAAAATGAAAGAGAAAAATAATATAAATATCAAGCTGGTGGATGTGCTTCAGTATAAACTGCCTAAAAGCCCATTTTGTGTAGTAGCTAATATGCCGTTTTCCATTACCACTCCTATATTCGAGAAGTTTCTGGGAGACCCCTCCCTGAGAATGCAGCGTGCCGTATTTATAACGGAAAAAGGGGCCGCCAAACGCTTTACAGCCGTGCCTGTGATCAACCCGATGATTCTGGCATGGAGAATGTGGTACGACATCCGGCTTGTCCGCACAGTTCTGCCTAACAATTTTTCACCACCGCCGGGAGTGGCCTCAGCTGTCGTAACTGTCTTCAAAAAGAACAATCCAATGCTTCCTCCCCATCACCGGAGACAGTTTACGGATCTGGCTTCACATGCGCTTCATTATCCATATGTTCCGTTTGTTGAAGCCATTGGTGAGGTGTTTACACCCCCGCAAATTGCAAAATTGGCAAAAGAGCTGAAAATAGAACGCAACCAAGCCATTTGTACTTTACACGAACAACAGTGGGGCCAGTTATTTCTCGCAATGCTTCGGCACGTTCCATCTTACCGGTGGCCGAAGGCGCGCAAGAGGAAAGGACGCCGCTAA
- a CDS encoding M20/M25/M40 family metallo-hydrolase produces the protein MELTEMKDVFDYLEQHFEEDLKSTQEFMRLKSISATGEGIRETAQVVKAMIEEVGGVSEIIETPGHPIVYGKLDEGAQYTLLIYSMYDVLPAEEPDWISDPWAAEIHDFQDYGKCIIGRGAVNTKGPTAAFFNTVKAYKKIKGKLPVNLVFLIEGEEELSSKSLQQFLVDNKDKFAECDAMFFPSFGEENRVASIFMGVKGIVSFELKAKGGSWGGPKERGIHGAFAAWVGNPAWRLVKALSTMVGEDEKEILVEGFYDGILPLAKEGEDALDASADLLDEEQWKKAYAIDRFKWDLEGLDLWKKMLTVPTLNIDGIKGGYIGEGSKTLLPHETTVKMDIRLVPGMDPEKMLGKIRNHLDKHGYSDIEITEYGKAYYPSSVPYYSTSVQTLKRMYELMGARPQIWPWNPGSAPYFLFGKILGLPYVTGGMGHGSRQHSSNEYCTVKGVLDFEKSMVYYLNLFPQVAEEMSNRE, from the coding sequence ATGGAGCTCACTGAAATGAAGGATGTTTTTGATTATCTGGAGCAGCATTTTGAAGAGGATCTCAAATCGACACAGGAGTTCATGAGGTTAAAATCGATCTCAGCCACAGGTGAGGGCATCCGTGAAACGGCGCAGGTCGTCAAGGCGATGATTGAAGAGGTCGGCGGCGTTTCAGAGATTATCGAAACACCGGGCCATCCGATTGTATACGGCAAACTGGATGAAGGGGCACAGTATACCCTGTTGATTTACAGCATGTACGATGTGCTGCCGGCGGAAGAGCCGGACTGGATCTCTGACCCGTGGGCGGCGGAAATTCATGACTTTCAGGATTACGGCAAATGTATCATCGGCAGGGGCGCAGTCAATACCAAAGGACCTACAGCAGCGTTCTTCAATACGGTCAAGGCGTACAAAAAGATCAAAGGAAAGCTGCCGGTTAATCTGGTATTCCTGATCGAAGGCGAAGAAGAGCTGTCTTCCAAATCCCTGCAGCAGTTTCTGGTGGACAACAAAGACAAATTTGCCGAATGCGACGCCATGTTTTTTCCGTCATTCGGTGAAGAAAACCGGGTAGCCTCGATTTTTATGGGTGTGAAGGGGATCGTAAGCTTCGAGTTGAAGGCGAAGGGCGGAAGCTGGGGCGGCCCCAAAGAAAGAGGGATTCACGGGGCTTTTGCCGCCTGGGTCGGCAATCCGGCCTGGCGGCTGGTGAAGGCTCTGTCGACCATGGTCGGGGAAGATGAGAAGGAGATTCTGGTGGAGGGCTTCTACGACGGCATTCTGCCTTTGGCGAAGGAAGGCGAAGATGCCTTGGACGCATCGGCTGATCTGCTGGACGAAGAGCAATGGAAAAAGGCATATGCAATCGACCGGTTCAAATGGGATTTGGAGGGCTTGGACTTGTGGAAAAAGATGCTCACTGTGCCAACCCTGAATATAGACGGCATCAAAGGCGGGTATATCGGCGAAGGCTCCAAAACACTGCTGCCCCATGAAACCACCGTGAAGATGGATATACGGCTTGTTCCGGGCATGGACCCGGAGAAGATGCTTGGCAAAATCAGAAATCATCTGGACAAGCACGGGTATTCCGATATTGAGATTACGGAGTATGGGAAGGCATATTATCCTTCCAGCGTTCCCTACTACTCCACGTCAGTGCAGACCCTGAAAAGAATGTATGAGCTGATGGGTGCGCGGCCGCAGATCTGGCCGTGGAATCCGGGGTCCGCCCCCTATTTTTTATTCGGAAAAATACTGGGACTCCCCTACGTAACCGGAGGAATGGGTCATGGTTCAAGACAGCACTCCAGCAATGAGTACTGTACGGTCAAAGGCGTGCTGGATTTCGAGAAGTCGATGGTCTATTACTTGAACCTGTTCCCGCAAGTGGCCGAAGAGATGAGCAACCGTGAATAA
- a CDS encoding FecCD family ABC transporter permease has protein sequence MSQQTAAGTGPLGRQNEVKLRSRPWAATLILVGGLIALALGIAVSVSFGAADIKLPVVWSAVFHFNPDITDHQIIRELRLPRVLGGVMIGASFAVAGAIMQGMTRNPLADSGLMGINSGAGFALALCFAFMPNLPFMSLILYSFAGAGAGAAIVYGVGSLAKGGLTPARLVLAGAALSALLSALSEGVALYYKIGQDLAFWYAGGIAGTKWFQLKIMFPWVFAAILGAIVLSRSITMLSLGDEVARGLGQRTGLVKLAGALIVLILAGSSVSVVGAVGFIGLIIPHLTRYLVGVDYRWIIPCSAVLGSLLVVLADLAARTVIPQHETPLGAVLALIGVPFFLYLARKERREL, from the coding sequence ATGAGTCAACAGACAGCAGCCGGTACAGGTCCCCTTGGGCGGCAGAATGAGGTGAAGCTTCGTTCGCGGCCTTGGGCGGCTACACTGATCCTGGTTGGCGGTCTGATTGCCCTGGCGCTGGGTATTGCGGTATCTGTCTCGTTCGGGGCTGCGGATATCAAGCTGCCGGTGGTATGGAGCGCTGTTTTTCATTTCAATCCGGATATTACGGATCACCAGATTATCCGGGAGCTCCGGCTGCCCCGCGTGCTTGGCGGCGTGATGATCGGCGCAAGCTTTGCTGTGGCAGGAGCGATTATGCAAGGCATGACCCGCAACCCGCTTGCGGATTCCGGGCTGATGGGCATTAATTCAGGGGCAGGGTTTGCGCTGGCGCTTTGTTTTGCATTTATGCCGAATCTGCCATTCATGAGTTTGATTCTGTATTCCTTTGCGGGGGCAGGTGCTGGAGCAGCGATTGTGTATGGTGTCGGGTCCTTGGCTAAAGGCGGATTGACCCCAGCCCGTCTGGTGCTGGCCGGTGCGGCTTTAAGTGCGCTGCTCTCGGCGTTAAGCGAAGGCGTGGCTTTGTATTATAAAATTGGACAAGATCTGGCCTTTTGGTATGCAGGAGGCATAGCCGGAACGAAGTGGTTCCAGCTGAAAATTATGTTTCCCTGGGTTTTTGCGGCGATTCTTGGGGCCATCGTGTTGTCCCGCTCCATTACCATGCTCAGCCTGGGCGATGAGGTTGCCAGAGGCCTTGGGCAGCGTACAGGCCTGGTGAAGCTGGCAGGCGCTCTGATCGTTCTGATTCTTGCCGGTTCATCGGTATCGGTAGTTGGAGCCGTCGGGTTTATTGGTCTGATCATCCCCCATTTGACGCGGTATCTTGTCGGTGTGGATTACAGGTGGATTATTCCGTGCTCTGCCGTGCTGGGCAGTCTGCTGGTGGTGCTCGCTGATCTGGCGGCCAGAACCGTCATCCCGCAGCATGAAACGCCGCTGGGCGCGGTTCTTGCACTGATTGGTGTGCCTTTCTTTCTGTATCTGGCCCGCAAAGAAAGAAGGGAGCTGTGA
- a CDS encoding GntR family transcriptional regulator, whose amino-acid sequence MLDETIATPLYEQLKEKLKNEIAEGRLKPGEKLLPEVELAQKYEVSVITVRRATNELRNEGLLEKRQGKGTFVAMAKYPKDLNQILSFTEASKLIGAVPSAKVLASELMIPGNDILEQLELPRAVKPFISLVSGCWITIRWLSKTTIFPFNIRFCWKRT is encoded by the coding sequence ATGTTAGACGAGACAATCGCTACACCATTGTATGAGCAGCTAAAAGAAAAGCTGAAGAACGAAATTGCCGAAGGAAGGCTAAAGCCTGGAGAGAAGCTGCTGCCCGAAGTGGAGTTGGCTCAAAAATATGAAGTCAGTGTAATCACCGTCCGGAGGGCGACCAATGAGCTGAGGAACGAAGGACTGCTGGAGAAAAGGCAAGGCAAAGGGACATTTGTCGCCATGGCCAAATATCCAAAGGATCTAAACCAGATTCTTAGCTTTACCGAAGCCAGCAAGCTGATCGGGGCGGTTCCGAGTGCGAAGGTGCTGGCCTCCGAGCTAATGATCCCCGGCAATGACATTCTCGAACAGCTGGAGCTCCCCCGGGCAGTCAAACCGTTTATATCTCTCGTCTCCGGCTGTTGGATAACAATCCGATGGTTATCGAAAACAACTATTTTTCCATTCAATATTCGTTTTTGCTGGAAGAGAACCTGA
- a CDS encoding ABC transporter substrate-binding protein has product MKKNNRLLFMLVMMLTASLLLFGCSSNAGNTAGNASSPPGTEASPQPQSEGGAASGIVTMAIISTWDTLNIYNTSGNYGNAVADQLFERLVFREHNGNVVPRLAKSWAMADDNLSMTFELADNVTWHDGEKLTAKDIVFTVQAMTTPAVNNYYRSAFNVLAGTDADGIAQDPAKVGVEAVSDTSVKFTFKEPKAEETILNAFLSFLYVLPEHILGQGDPASINTSGFWNAPVGAGPFKFVKQTAGESLQLEAFPDYYQGSPGFKTLVVRVVPAANLTAGLINGDIDVVAMGSIPLSDWDTVKNNQNIVASSIPDYSYQYMLFNLSKDTFQDSNVRTAFDKAINKTLIVDNLMKGEGGVAVGPMPKYHPYYNQSLVPNAYNPDEAKQMLETAGFDFKREYLLIVPQGNQVREQSALLIQQDLAAIGVKVKIETYDFATLLSMLKNGESDLGLLGGGSNIDPGESSVIMKPGDSRNYSLLKDSKWYDIAAKGFSLYDFDQRKAVYDEYQQALVKDQPYIWLYHQNNLWAHSSRLTDVPMEDFVWMNFASWKWKIAK; this is encoded by the coding sequence ATGAAGAAGAACAACCGCTTACTGTTCATGCTGGTGATGATGCTTACGGCTTCACTTCTTTTGTTTGGATGTTCATCGAACGCAGGCAACACTGCCGGAAACGCCAGCAGTCCGCCGGGGACAGAGGCAAGTCCGCAGCCGCAGAGCGAAGGCGGGGCAGCCAGCGGAATAGTAACCATGGCCATTATATCTACCTGGGACACACTCAATATTTATAACACTTCGGGGAATTACGGCAACGCGGTTGCCGACCAGTTGTTCGAACGCCTCGTTTTCAGAGAGCACAACGGCAATGTCGTCCCCCGGCTCGCCAAATCCTGGGCCATGGCGGACGATAATCTGTCGATGACGTTCGAGCTTGCCGATAATGTCACCTGGCATGACGGGGAGAAGCTGACCGCAAAGGATATTGTCTTCACTGTGCAGGCAATGACCACCCCGGCTGTTAACAACTACTACCGTTCCGCCTTCAATGTACTCGCTGGCACAGACGCGGATGGCATTGCGCAGGATCCGGCAAAAGTGGGCGTGGAAGCGGTCAGCGATACCTCTGTCAAATTCACGTTCAAGGAGCCGAAGGCCGAAGAAACGATCCTGAATGCGTTCCTGAGCTTCCTTTATGTTCTTCCTGAGCATATTTTGGGGCAAGGCGATCCGGCTTCGATCAACACCTCCGGGTTCTGGAATGCCCCGGTTGGCGCCGGGCCCTTCAAATTCGTCAAACAGACCGCAGGCGAATCGCTTCAATTGGAGGCTTTTCCTGATTATTATCAGGGCAGCCCCGGCTTCAAAACGCTGGTCGTACGTGTCGTACCGGCGGCCAACCTTACTGCAGGTTTGATCAACGGGGATATCGATGTGGTGGCGATGGGGAGCATTCCGCTGTCCGACTGGGACACGGTCAAAAACAATCAGAATATTGTAGCTTCCTCCATCCCGGATTATTCCTACCAGTACATGTTGTTCAACTTGTCCAAGGACACCTTCCAGGATTCTAACGTAAGAACAGCCTTTGACAAAGCGATCAATAAGACACTGATTGTCGACAATCTCATGAAGGGCGAAGGGGGAGTTGCGGTCGGACCGATGCCAAAGTACCACCCCTATTACAATCAGAGCCTGGTGCCGAACGCATACAATCCGGATGAAGCCAAGCAAATGCTGGAAACAGCCGGCTTCGACTTTAAGCGTGAATATCTGCTGATCGTCCCGCAGGGCAACCAGGTCAGAGAGCAGTCGGCGCTATTGATCCAGCAGGATTTGGCGGCCATCGGGGTAAAGGTGAAGATTGAGACCTATGATTTTGCCACACTCCTGTCGATGCTTAAGAACGGGGAATCGGACCTTGGCCTGCTGGGCGGAGGCAGCAATATTGACCCGGGCGAAAGCAGCGTCATTATGAAGCCGGGCGACTCGAGAAACTATTCCCTGTTAAAAGATTCCAAATGGTACGATATTGCAGCGAAGGGCTTTTCTCTTTATGATTTTGACCAACGAAAAGCGGTATACGATGAGTACCAGCAGGCCCTCGTGAAGGATCAGCCGTATATCTGGCTCTACCATCAAAACAATTTGTGGGCCCATTCCTCCCGCCTGACTGATGTGCCGATGGAGGACTTCGTCTGGATGAATTTTGCGTCATGGAAATGGAAGATCGCCAAATAA
- a CDS encoding spore germination protein — protein MAAQAKEKKQSQTADSNTSSPLSGNLEDDLQHIRQGLGNSMDLIIRHFKLINAAPQVAVIYMEGLTDKELVDDFISHAMSFQTVSEEGQKLSTSLEVFNYIKEKALTPGKSQSLTNRSGLYEALLSGNTLVLVEGMPEALSGDTSGGEVRPVSEAGTQVSIRGSKESFTETISVNISLVRRRIKNQNLWVEPMKLGAVTQTNIAIMYIHGIADEDVLKKLREKLKEIRVDSILESGYIEQLIEGSGYTPFPTLYNTERPDTVAGNLLDGRIAVFVDGTPFVLIAPATFFMFFHTVEDYYQRFDISTLIRLLRFLCFFISMFGPAIFVAALNFHQEMIPTPLLINLASQREGVPFPAFVEALMMEVTFEIIREAGIRLPSPIGQTVSIIGGLVLGQAAVQAGIVSPAMVIVVSITGISSFTTPAFNMALSVRFLRFVIVFVAAFMGLYGIAILALMLVAHLCSLRSLGVPYMSPLGPFDPQAQKDTLIRSPIHFMKIRPRLEHKSNVRKKADKDRQGNQA, from the coding sequence ATGGCAGCTCAAGCCAAAGAAAAAAAACAGTCTCAAACGGCTGATAGCAATACAAGCTCCCCGCTCTCCGGGAACCTGGAGGATGATTTACAGCACATCAGGCAAGGTCTGGGGAACAGTATGGATCTGATTATCCGCCATTTCAAATTGATAAATGCAGCTCCTCAGGTTGCAGTTATTTACATGGAAGGCCTCACGGATAAGGAGTTAGTGGATGACTTCATCTCCCATGCTATGTCTTTTCAAACCGTAAGTGAGGAAGGGCAGAAGCTCTCAACCAGCCTGGAGGTTTTTAACTATATCAAGGAAAAAGCGCTGACTCCGGGTAAAAGCCAGTCGCTCACAAACAGGAGCGGACTGTATGAAGCCCTTTTGTCCGGCAACACGCTTGTACTGGTTGAAGGCATGCCGGAAGCACTCAGCGGCGATACAAGCGGTGGCGAGGTCCGTCCGGTCTCTGAGGCAGGAACGCAGGTATCCATCCGGGGGTCCAAGGAAAGCTTTACTGAAACGATTAGCGTCAACATTTCACTGGTCCGGCGAAGAATTAAAAATCAGAATCTTTGGGTAGAGCCGATGAAGCTGGGTGCTGTGACGCAGACGAACATCGCGATTATGTATATACATGGAATAGCCGACGAAGATGTCCTCAAGAAGCTGAGGGAAAAGCTGAAGGAGATCAGAGTGGATTCCATCCTGGAATCGGGATACATTGAGCAGTTAATAGAGGGAAGCGGGTACACCCCTTTCCCGACACTGTATAACACAGAACGGCCGGACACTGTGGCCGGGAATTTGCTGGATGGAAGAATCGCCGTTTTTGTGGACGGTACCCCTTTTGTACTTATAGCCCCTGCAACTTTTTTTATGTTTTTTCATACCGTGGAGGACTACTATCAGCGGTTTGATATTTCTACACTGATCCGTTTATTGCGTTTTCTCTGTTTTTTTATTTCGATGTTTGGTCCTGCCATCTTTGTTGCCGCGCTTAATTTTCATCAGGAGATGATTCCTACTCCGCTGCTCATCAATTTGGCTTCACAACGGGAAGGGGTGCCTTTTCCCGCCTTTGTCGAAGCGTTGATGATGGAGGTTACCTTTGAAATTATCCGCGAGGCGGGAATCCGCCTGCCTTCGCCAATCGGACAGACCGTCTCGATCATTGGAGGTCTGGTTTTGGGGCAGGCCGCAGTACAGGCGGGCATTGTTTCTCCTGCGATGGTTATTGTGGTTTCCATAACGGGGATCTCCAGCTTTACAACCCCTGCTTTTAATATGGCGCTTTCTGTACGTTTTCTGCGCTTTGTTATAGTGTTTGTTGCCGCGTTTATGGGCCTGTACGGCATAGCGATTCTGGCCTTGATGCTGGTCGCGCATTTATGCAGCCTGCGGTCGCTCGGCGTTCCGTATATGTCTCCTTTAGGTCCCTTTGACCCTCAGGCCCAGAAGGATACCCTGATCCGGTCGCCCATTCATTTTATGAAGATACGGCCGCGTCTGGAACACAAAAGCAATGTGCGCAAGAAAGCGGACAAGGACAGACAGGGGAACCAGGCATGA
- a CDS encoding ABC transporter ATP-binding protein → MSDYLLEVKGLKTYFNHFNKQVPAVNGVDFVVRKGETLGIVGESGCGKSVTAMSILKLLAPEAKIVDGQVLFKGKDLVGLNDRQMTRIRGNEISIIFQEPMTSLNPAYTVGYQIGEAIRTHQKLDKKTTRSRAVEMLKLVGIPDPDKRVDEYPHELSGGMRQRVMIAMALSCNPELLIADEPTTALDVTVQAQILELMKSLKEKFHTSIMMITHDLGVVAEMADYVIVMYAGTVVEYSDVKSLYNKPLHPYTEGLMNSLPKIDDPKDKLEAIPGSVPSLYDLPNGCSFWPRCPYAQEICKQEKPELYEVDQRKVRCFLYSGKIERR, encoded by the coding sequence ATGAGTGATTATCTGCTGGAGGTAAAAGGGTTAAAAACCTATTTCAATCATTTCAACAAACAGGTTCCCGCCGTCAATGGTGTAGATTTTGTAGTGCGTAAAGGTGAAACGCTGGGAATTGTCGGGGAGTCCGGCTGCGGCAAAAGCGTGACCGCGATGTCCATTTTAAAGCTGCTGGCGCCCGAAGCCAAAATTGTGGATGGTCAAGTGCTGTTCAAGGGGAAGGATCTGGTCGGTCTGAACGACCGCCAGATGACCCGGATCCGGGGCAACGAAATTTCAATCATTTTTCAGGAGCCGATGACCTCGCTCAATCCGGCATATACGGTGGGCTATCAAATCGGGGAAGCTATCCGGACCCACCAGAAGCTGGACAAGAAAACGACCCGGAGCAGGGCGGTCGAAATGCTCAAGCTGGTCGGGATACCCGATCCGGATAAAAGAGTGGATGAATATCCGCATGAACTGAGCGGAGGGATGAGGCAAAGGGTCATGATTGCTATGGCTCTTTCCTGCAACCCAGAGCTGCTGATCGCTGACGAGCCCACCACCGCGCTGGATGTCACCGTGCAGGCGCAAATTCTGGAATTGATGAAAAGCCTGAAAGAGAAGTTCCACACTTCGATTATGATGATTACGCATGATTTGGGTGTCGTCGCTGAAATGGCCGATTATGTTATCGTCATGTATGCGGGAACAGTCGTTGAATACAGCGACGTTAAGTCCTTGTATAACAAACCTCTGCATCCCTATACGGAAGGCCTGATGAATTCCTTGCCCAAAATTGATGATCCCAAGGACAAGCTGGAGGCGATTCCCGGCTCCGTTCCCAGTCTGTATGACCTCCCCAACGGCTGCAGCTTTTGGCCTAGGTGCCCTTATGCCCAGGAGATATGCAAGCAGGAGAAGCCGGAGCTGTATGAGGTCGATCAGCGCAAAGTCAGATGCTTTCTATATTCCGGAAAAATCGAAAGAAGGTGA
- a CDS encoding UTRA domain-containing protein — MDNNPMVIENNYFSIQYSFLLEENLNDHSLFQILKEKRGIQISKSKRTIEICRATMQEASYLQVSKNSPLLLVHGVVYGNNDKIVYVGNQIINGEKYKLHV, encoded by the coding sequence TTGGATAACAATCCGATGGTTATCGAAAACAACTATTTTTCCATTCAATATTCGTTTTTGCTGGAAGAGAACCTGAATGATCATTCATTATTTCAAATTTTGAAAGAAAAAAGAGGGATTCAGATATCCAAATCCAAACGTACGATTGAGATTTGCCGGGCCACTATGCAGGAGGCTTCCTATCTGCAGGTCAGCAAGAACAGTCCTCTGCTGCTGGTCCATGGCGTCGTATACGGGAACAACGATAAGATCGTATATGTAGGGAACCAAATCATCAACGGCGAGAAATATAAACTGCATGTATAA